The following are encoded in a window of Magnolia sinica isolate HGM2019 chromosome 11, MsV1, whole genome shotgun sequence genomic DNA:
- the LOC131218147 gene encoding uncharacterized protein LOC131218147, which produces MPNLDPNDNMYELLHDAFDFSGPDDHESDATYRPTQGLNTEAQQFFKLVEDADKELHPGCKKFSKLSFVIRLYHIKCLGRWSDKSFTMLLELLKDALPEGQPICDNASKLTNFIGTTTRNGEYVPLTFNDLRAMTNAKKDDMWGLVLSKFEFDGNAKAWVLKLIGKKWREWKRKMKKLHYSSHETDEERLTNLNEWDQENQWKTLARSKKNIEHRKKQLINHAAGMKSFMRIREEDRKKANGEGLSRADMFILTHTCKDGNPVDEASSVVMAKLNEEISQQPEASQNSTTKNDLLSQVMGEDRYGRIRTYGLGPSPSDLWGTTSSQQRMASITQRREERYEELHADIVSLKENITALSSLREAEMSSLKQTMVEISSARDVKISSLKENLMKLIVTMNNANNNPPTVFGVADSSNMNQPSSSSSHWVTSQKHSTNKGKTTSCTSAGDVTGVSLTSITKPEVTIAKGVVLSKDPLTKVGGHELRIGFWEVLIHAAIVRDEVLIRPCGEIHAVCSPGPIVCWAHVSKLWLNMRDVLDPTRSSDG; this is translated from the exons ATGCCTAATTTGGATCCAAATGATAATATGTACGAATTGTTACACGATGCATTCGATTTTTCAGGCCCAGATGATCACGAGAGTGATGCAACATATAGACCTACACAGGGGCTTAATACCGAAGCacaacaatttttcaaattaGTAGAAGACGCCGATAAGGAATTACACCCAGGCTGCAAGAAGTTTAGTAAGCTCTCTTTCGTTATTCGACTATATCACATAAAGTGCCTTGGTAGATGGAGTGACAAGTCATTCACGATGTTACTTGAATTGCTAAAGGATGCACTTCCCGAAG GGCAGCCCATTTGTGACAATGCTAGTAAGCTGACAAATTTCATAGGAACAACAACACGCAATGGGGAATATGTTCCCCTTACATTTAATGATTTGAGGGCGATGACGAATGCGAAGAAAGATGATATGTGGGGGCTTGTCCTG TCAAAGTTTGAGTTTGACGGTAATGCTAAGGCTTGGGTGCTGAAGTTAATTGGTAAAAAATGGAGGGAATGGAAGCGCAAGATGAAGAAACTCCACTACTCTTCTCATGAGACTGATGAGGAGCGGCTCACAAATCTTAATGAGTGGGACCAAGAGAATCAATGGAAGACTCTC GCTCGTTCTAAAAAAAATATAGAGCATCGGAAGAAACAACTGATTAACCACGCGGCAGGCATGAAGAGTTTTATGCGAATACGTGAAGAAGAT AGGAAAAAGGCCAATGGGGAGGGTCTAAGCCGAGCAGATATGTTTATATTGACTCATACATGCAAAGATGGAAACCCTGTAGATGAGGCCTCATCAGTAGTAATG GCAAAACTCAATGAAGAAATATCTCAGCAACCTGAAGCCTCACAAAATAGCACGACAAAGAATGACCTATTATCTCAAGTCATGGGAGAAGATAGGTATGGTCGTATCCGCACTTATGGGTTAGGACCATCTCCATCTGATTTGTGGGGCACAACATCCAGCCAGCAAAGGATGGCCTCCATTACtcaaaggagagaagaaagatatGAGGAACTACATGCTGACATAGTCTCTCTAAAAGAAAATATAACTGCACTCTCATCCTTAAGAGAAGCTGAAATGTCATCCCTTAAACAAACTATGGTTGAAATCTCGTCTGCAAGAGATGTTAAAATTTCTTCCTTAAAAGAAAATCTGATGAAATTGATAGTCACTATGAACAATGCAAACAATAACCCACCCACAGTATTTGGTGTTGCAGATAGTTCTAACATGAACCAACCGTCCTCATCATCAAGCCATTGGGTGACCTCTCAG AAACACTCGACGAATAAGGGGAAGACCACGAGTTGCACTAGTGCCGGG gaTGTGACTGGAGTTAGTCTTACAAGTATCACGAAACCCGAGGTTACTATTGCTAAAGGAGTTGTTTTGAGCAAGGATCCGCTCACAAAAGTAGGGGGGCATGAACTTAGAATTGGTTTCTGGGAAGTATTAATTCATGCGGCAATAGTACGAGATGAGGTTTTGATAAGACCCTGTGGtgaaatccatgccgtctgtTCACCTGGGCCAATAGTCTGCTGGGCCCACGTCAGTAAACTATGGCTGAACATGAGGGATGTGTTAGATCCCACCCGTTCATCTGATGGATGA
- the LOC131218148 gene encoding NAC domain-containing protein 72-like, producing the protein MEERVGIKREREEERFDRCYPPGFRFCPTDLELIFHYLLKKNLGQPLPSNIIGEVDLYNYSPDELVYAYHTMHGTESHTDYLSSRRIRKECYFFTSRDRKYKNGRRPNRSAGNGYWKATGSDNPITDENGLDTGWVKKALVYYRGGHKVSTKTNWSMNEYRLKELSDTKTRSSDGNMRLDGWVLCRIYERSEKKNTNGNPNEVKDEETNAIISNEAQDEETNAIISNEVQEGANSTISYNDNYDEWEEWINSVDFEGESAEICTEGSSEYPKSEVGLTTAGVNPLVAKESYSYPPGFLFPDYLPFDNYSGEDEMLGCTVHSSIPPSQDSSALDYNPEFINYVTNLQALGIHDRNQVPRGLNEWTINDNFGTLQDRHLGPMGPYRKKHKYL; encoded by the exons ATGGAAGAAAGAGTAGgaataaagagagaaagagaggaggagcGATTCGATAGATGTTATCCCCCAGGCTTTAGATTCTGTCCAACTGATCTTGAGCTCATCTTTCATTACCTTCTGAAGAAAAACCTCGGCCAACCTCTCCCTTCTAATATCATCGGTGAAGTAGACTTGTACAATTACAGTCCAGATGAACTTGTATATGCATATCACACCATGCATGGGACGGAGAGCCATACAG ATTACCTGTCGAGTAGGAGAATAAGAAAAGAATGTTACTTCTTTACCTCTAGAGATAGAAAATACAAGAATGGACGGCGTCCCAATCGGAGTGCTGGAAATGGCTACTGGAAAGCTACTGGTTCAGATAATCCCATCACTGATGAGAATGGTTTGGATACTGGTTGGGTAAAGAAAGCATTGGTTTACTACAGAGGAGGTCACAAGGTTTCGACCAAAACTAATTGGAGCATGAATGAATACCGATTGAAAGAATTATCAGATACCAAGACTAGAAGTAGTGATGGCAACATGAGA TTGGACGGTTGGGTTCTATGTAGGATCTACGAAAGAAGTGAAAAGAAAAATACCAATGGCAATCCCAACGAAGTAAAAGATGAAGAAACAAATGCAATAATTTCTAATGAAGCACAAGATGAAGAAACAAATGCAATAATTTCTAATGAAGTGCAAGAAGGAGCAAATTCAACAATTTCTTACAATGACAATTACGATGAATGGGAGGAATGGATAAACTCGGTAGACTTCGAAGGAGAAAGTGCAGAAATTTGTACTGAAGGTAGCAGTGAATATCCCAAAAGTGAAGTGGGTTTGACAACAGCTGGTGTTAACCCTCTTGTGGCTAAAGAAAGTTATAGTTACCCACCTGGGTTTCTTTTCCCAGATTATCTACCATTTGATAACTATTCAGGTGAAGATGAGATGTTAGGTTGCACGGTCCACTCCTCCATCCCGCCTTCTCAAGACTCATCTGCTCTGGATTACAATCCTGAATTCATCAATTATGTAACTAACTTGCAAGCACTTGGAATCCATGACAGGAATCAAGTTCCACGAGGATTGAACGAGTGGACCATAAATGATAATTTTGGGACCCTCCAAGATAgacatttagggcccatgggaCCATATAGGAAAAAGCATAAATACTtgtaa